GTCATATTTATTCAACATTATGTGGTGGGGCTTATTGTGCTTTTCTTGGCATTTACCTTGTTGTATATGTTTATGCCTGTAAACCAGTCATTTTTCCACAGTTTTATTCCGGGAAAGCTCAGGGCTACGGTAACCTCTTTTAGTGGTATGGTTGTTGCACTTGCATTTGTGATTAGTTCTCCTCTTGCGGGTTATTTAGCAGATGTAATTACGCCCAGATACACGATTGCTTTAGGTTCTATAATTCTCCTTCCAGCATTAATTTTGTATATAAAAATTAAAGATACTAAGAAAACGAATTAGATAGTTTAAAATTTCACAAAATTGTATTTGACTTCTCCTGCTTTGTTGAGTGTAAGAATAGTCATGTTGCCTTCGCTTCCAGGTCCGCTGTTGATGAAGACTTGTTTTGTCCAGTTGTTTTGTCGCACTGTTTTTTCTTCTTTATTAATTGCTTTTGGTCCTGCTTCGTGTATGTGGCCACAAACGTATGCACGAATGTTTTTTTTCAGAGCAAATTTTCTCAGTGTTGGCGAACCGACATTTTCTTTTTTAATAATAACTGGATAATGGTATTCTTTAAGCAGTTTTGCTTGTTCATAATTAACTAAGATGTTTGGATTGTATTCTGGGTTGAATTCTTTATTAAATATTTTTTTCCGTCTATCTGCTGGCTTGATGGTGAATGCGTGTTTGAAGGTACCAAAACGAGCGATATCAATTCCTTTTGGCGTGTTGCAAAGAAGCGGGATGTGTGCAAAAATGATCGCGGGTTTTTTGTCATAGTGTTTGGTGGTGTTGCTAATAGCAATTGGTGTTGCTTTTTTTGCAATTTTATGTTCTTTAAGGTATTTGGTGAGTTTTGCAGTTGTTGTCGGACTTTTTGTTTTGGTGAGTTTATAGGTGCCGCCATTAAATGAACGATTGCCACTGCTAACGGTGTCGCTTCCTGGTACGATAAGCAAATTAAAATTATTAAGCACAATGTGTCGTTCTTTTACGCCATCTATAAGGTTTGTATTTTTGGAAAATTCTTTGAGTGCTTTGGTATAGTTCTCGCTATTTTCATGACTTCCTGGAAAAATAATAACTGGTTTATTTAGTTTAAGAAACATTCGTAATTGATAGCTTAATGTGCTTGGTGTAAAATCAGGGATGTCGCCACCAAGAATAATAATGTGGACCGGATTCTCCTTAAGGTAGGTTGCTGCATGTCTTGTTGCTTCTCGATTTCCATGAAGGTCAGTGATGTAGGCAATAGTTGGTTCAGCAGTCACTGTTTTTAGTTGCTTCATATACGAACGATTAGCTTCGTAGTATTTAAATACTTATAGGTTCAATAAAAATTGAAGTTTACTATTAGTTATATAGGCAAGATTGTCTTTATAATAATCATGAAGGTGAAAATCATGAAAAAAACAACTCTATCAAGTTTATTTTTAATAAAATTATTAGTTGTGGCTTTACTTGCAACTGGCTGTACGACAAGCGATCCTTACACGCCGTATACGGGAACGTATCAAGAGTATGAAGGTACAATAGAAACTCCTGATTTACAAAATTTTGCAAGTGTAGAAGAGTATCAAGAACTTGCTTCTTCTAGCTCAAAAAGCTTGTATGGTAATATGATGTATGGTCTTGATATGGTTCAAGAAGTCGCAATGCCTTCTAGGAGCGTTGAATTAAGTGCAGATACTGCTATGACTATGAATGGTGGTGGTCTTGCTTATTCTGAAACCAACAATCAAGTAACTGGTGTTGATGAGGCTGATATTATTAAAACTGATGGCGAGTATATTTATACTATTACTGGCAGTATGCTCTATATTGTTGAAGCGTATCCAGCAGAAGATGCACAGGTGCTGAGCACAGT
The sequence above is drawn from the Candidatus Woesearchaeota archaeon genome and encodes:
- a CDS encoding metallophosphoesterase, encoding MKQLKTVTAEPTIAYITDLHGNREATRHAATYLKENPVHIIILGGDIPDFTPSTLSYQLRMFLKLNKPVIIFPGSHENSENYTKALKEFSKNTNLIDGVKERHIVLNNFNLLIVPGSDTVSSGNRSFNGGTYKLTKTKSPTTTAKLTKYLKEHKIAKKATPIAISNTTKHYDKKPAIIFAHIPLLCNTPKGIDIARFGTFKHAFTIKPADRRKKIFNKEFNPEYNPNILVNYEQAKLLKEYHYPVIIKKENVGSPTLRKFALKKNIRAYVCGHIHEAGPKAINKEEKTVRQNNWTKQVFINSGPGSEGNMTILTLNKAGEVKYNFVKF